The following are encoded together in the Spiroplasma apis B31 genome:
- a CDS encoding MIP/aquaporin family protein yields MDYHYALKFFFSEFLGTFVLIFLGNGAVACYDLKATKGTQRPVGGLSWLGVGIGYGLAVFIGVIGSGFSNHQLNPAATLLDIILQIGGKGNTFEHGYWLVPVALLAQFVGAMASQLVLDGLFYISFKETDDSSKIFAMHATTRIKSDKVSVKGQFLIAFCVETVCTFILLIGLKGADLYFAAGKGTFDLTGSSKNFIFGITAGLLVMTLVIGAGGITGPALNPTRDLAPRIIYTILPLPNKSMKSAEWNYAWVLIVGPLLGATLAAGVFLGLQSI; encoded by the coding sequence ATGGATTATCATTATGCATTAAAATTCTTTTTTAGTGAATTTCTAGGAACATTTGTTCTTATATTCTTAGGAAATGGTGCAGTAGCTTGCTACGACCTAAAAGCTACAAAAGGTACTCAAAGACCAGTAGGTGGACTAAGTTGACTTGGTGTTGGTATTGGTTATGGACTTGCTGTATTCATAGGGGTAATTGGTTCAGGTTTTTCAAACCATCAATTAAACCCAGCAGCAACACTTTTAGATATAATATTGCAAATTGGAGGTAAAGGAAATACATTTGAACATGGTTATTGACTAGTACCAGTTGCATTGCTTGCGCAATTTGTTGGAGCAATGGCATCACAATTAGTATTAGATGGTTTATTTTATATTAGTTTTAAAGAAACTGATGACTCAAGCAAAATTTTTGCAATGCACGCAACAACAAGAATCAAAAGCGATAAAGTTTCAGTAAAAGGACAATTTTTAATAGCTTTTTGTGTAGAAACAGTATGTACTTTTATTCTATTGATAGGATTAAAGGGTGCAGATTTATATTTCGCAGCCGGAAAAGGGACATTCGATTTAACTGGAAGTTCTAAAAACTTCATTTTTGGAATCACAGCAGGACTTTTAGTTATGACTTTAGTTATTGGAGCTGGTGGAATTACTGGTCCAGCTTTAAATCCTACTCGTGATCTAGCCCCTAGAATTATTTACACAATTCTACCTCTACCAAATAAATCAATGAAATCTGCAGAATGAAACTATGCATGAGTTCTAATCGTAGGACCTTTACTAGGTGCTACATTGGCAGCAGGTGTATTCTTAGGATTACAATCAATATAA